A region of Solanum dulcamara chromosome 7, daSolDulc1.2, whole genome shotgun sequence DNA encodes the following proteins:
- the LOC129895421 gene encoding probable NAD(P)H dehydrogenase (quinone) FQR1-like 1, whose protein sequence is MLIELIGYRALLMYIYTHTHPNRIVTNMPAQFKAFLDSTGGLWRTQQLAGKPAGIFLSTGSQGGGQETTALTAITQLVHHGMIFVPIGYSFGAGMFEMDNINGGSPYGSGTYAGDGSTQPTQLELAQRLCLINLTFDAPD, encoded by the exons ATGCTCATTGAATTGATTGGTTACAGAGCTTTGctcatgtatatatacactcaCACTCATCCTAACAGAATTGTCACAAAC ATGCCTGCACAatttaaggcatttcttgattCTACTGGGGGTTTGTGGAGAACTCAGCAGCTTGCAGGCAAACCAGCAGGCATTTTCTTAAGCACTGGCtctcaaggaggtggccaagAGACTACCGC GTTGACAGCCATAACACAACTTGTACATCATGGAATGATCTTTGTACCAATTGGCTATTCATTTGGAGCAGGAATGTTTGAGATGGATAATATTAATGGTGGAAGTCCCTATGGTTCTGGAACTTATGCTGGTGATGGCTCTACACAACCAACACAACTTGAATTGGCTCAAAGGCTCTGCCTAATAAATCTCACTTTTGACGCCCCTGACTGA
- the LOC129896238 gene encoding transcription factor bHLH112-like: MADEIFQDGVYGESWWINSTKNIFSLSSSTNCGQYFTCPSDQFLDMKNRSNNDDYYSSSDDSMVFQELPKNHNLSSMDNYDSNLQILGIYGNSSSPDWNHSLNDSMLQENLNSSQNCLHHHELKRNFSSIISEDNSLIKPIMNQDFSNYYSDLLQTLFDSTNPHQDQLQPQQSFNYASSTIKHRQNFNGVAPSLAKQIHNSNIKEIREPTYKRSRIETPSPLPTFKVRKEKLGDRITALQQLVSPFGKTDTASVLQEAIEYINFLHDQVNVILRTPHMKNGLRIQHQQVKEQEGLLKQDLRSKGLCLVPISSTFPVAAEITMDFWTPTLGRTSQ, encoded by the exons ATGGCTGATGAAATTTTTCAAGATGGAGTCTATGGAGAAAGCTGGTGGattaattcaacaaaaaatatttttagtttatcatCATCAACTAATTGTGGACAATATTTTACATGTCCAAGTGATCAATTTTTGGACATGAAAAATAGGTCAAATAATGATGATTATTATTCTAGTTCTGATGACTCTATGGTTTTTCAAGAATTGCCCAAAAATCATAACTTGTCATCAATGGATAATTATGATTCAAATCTACAAATTTTGGGTATTTATGGCAATTCTTCTTCACCAGATTGGAATCACTCACT CAATGATTCCATGCTACAAGAAAATCTCAATTCAAGCCAGAATTGTCTTCATCATCATGAATTGAAGAGGAACTTTTCCAGCATAATTAGTGAAGATAATTCCTTAATTAAACCAATTATGAATCAAGATTTCAGTAATTACTATTCAGATTTGCTTCAAACATTATTTGATAGTACTAATCCTCATCAAGATCAATTACAACCTCAACAATCTTTCAATTATGCATCATCCACAATTAAACATAGACAAAATTTCAATGGTGTTGCACCTTCTCTAGCAAAACAAATACATAAC TCtaatattaaagaaatcagAGAACCAACATACAAGAGATCCCGAATCGAGACACCATCACCATTGCCAACTTTTAAG GTGAGAAAAGAGAAATTGGGGGACCGGATAACTGCACTCCAGCAATTGGTTTCACCTTTTGGAAAG ACTGATACAGCTTCAGTTCTCCAAGAAGCTATTGAGTACATCAATTTTCTTCATGATCAAGTCAAC gTCATTTTAAGAACCCCACATATGAAAAATGGATTAAGAATTCAACATCAACAG GTTAAGGAACAAGAAGGATTATTAAAACAAGACTTGAGGAGCAAAGGACTTTGTTTAGTACCAATATCAAGTACTTTCCCGGTAGCAGCTGAGATTACTATGGATTTTTGGACACCAACATTGGGAAGAACATCTCAATAG
- the LOC129895056 gene encoding G-type lectin S-receptor-like serine/threonine-protein kinase At1g11410 isoform X2 translates to MPKTELSLIVLLVIIVFHVQFCTSTDTISFNKSLKDGDLLISSGKSFALGFFSPGNNSNNRYVGVWYNNVPELTVVWVANRENPINGTYGVLSIDPKGNLVILNRNTKIFSWKITNISSAQLLDSGNFVLFRDPKRAVIVWQSFDYPTNTILPNMKFGNDKKTGLNRSLTSWKSMDDPGSGEYLYKVEINGIVPQVFLYKNFNRIWRTGPWTGLGWSGVPEMKPGFIFTINYVNNESEVSVTFSMKEPVLSRLVLNESGMMNILNWQEGGKKWVQFWSAPKDSCDDYVHCGKFSNCNLYNLGEFECKCLIGYEPRDNRSWYLRDGSHGCLRKKDENLCKNGEGFAKLSNVKVPDTYIARLNRSIGLQECEKLCLNNCSCTAYASANVSIGGIGCITWYGDLIDTREFTDGGQDLYIRVSASTLAQFLKNNGHHRKRTIAIVTVCISAMLIALSFACCLVIRKRRRDKEDQFTSLNTLKRNLASYENSSRCNEMDGSEQVDVLIFDLSTIISSTDDFSDANKLGEGGFGSVYKGQLNNGQEIAVKRLSKNSGQGVEEFKNEVTLIARVQHRNLVRLLGCCIQRGEKMLIYEYLPNKGLDSFIFDKTKGSQLDWRKRFEIIVGIARGLSYLHHDSRVRIIHRDLKASNVLLDASMHPKISDFGTARIFGGDQIEANTNRVVGTYGYMSPEYAMEGHFSVKSDVFSFGVLLLEIITGRKNTTHYQDLSLNLVGNVWDSWNDDKALDVVDPSLGDWYETSEVLRCIQIGLLCVQSYANERPMMSEVVFMLCNETKLPNPGQPGFVFRSRNSSSLPYSSSASIGTSVNEISITTQHAR, encoded by the exons ATGCCTAAGACAGAATTGTCCTTGATAGTTCTACTAGTAATTATCGTATTTCACGTACAATTTTGTACTTCCACTGATACAATTTCCTTTAACAAATCTCTAAAAGATGGAGATTTGTTAATCTCTTCTGGAAAATCATTTGCTCTTGGTTTCTTCAGTCCTGGAAATAATTCCAACAATCGATACGTTGGAGTTTGGTACAATAATGTCCCTGAACTAACAGTCGTTTGGGTCGCTAATAGAGAGAATCCTATAAATGGTACGTATGGGGTTCTCTCTATCGACCCAAAGGGTAATCTCGTCATACTAAATCGAAATACCAAAATTTTCTCCTGGAAAATAACCAATATTTCCTCTGCTCAGCTTTTGGATTCAGGGAATTTCGTGTTGTTTCGAGACCCGAAAAGGGCAGTTATTGTATGGCAAAGCTTTGATTATCCTACAAATACTATACTTCCTAACATGAAATTTGGGAATGACAAGAAAACCGGTTTGAACCGGTCTCTGACGTCGTGGAAATCGATGGATGATCCCGGTTCAGGGGAGTATTTATACAAGGTTGAGATAAATGGAATAGTACCTCAAGTTTTCCTGTACAAGAATTTTAACAGGATATGGCGAACCGGACCCTGGACCGGTCTAGGTTGGAGTGGTGTACCCGAAATGAAGCCTGGATTTATATTTACCATCAATTATGTTAACAATGAAAGTGAAGTCTCTGTGACATTCAGTATGAAGGAACCAGTTCTCTCGAGATTAGTACTGAATGAATCGGGGATGATGAATATATTGAACTGGCAAGAAGGTGGGAAGAAATGGGTACAATTTTGGTCCGCGCCTAAGGACTCGTGTGATGACTATGTGCATTGTGGCAAATTTAGTAATTGCAACTTGTACAACTTGGGTGAATTTGAATGCAAATGTCTTATCGGATACGAGCCAAGGGATAACCGGTCATGGTACTTGAGAGACGGTTCCCACGGgtgcttgaggaagaaggacGAGAACCTGTGTAAAAATGGCGAGGGGTTCGCCAAATTGAGTAATGTGAAGGTTCCAGACACGTACATAGCGCGATTGAATAGGAGTATCGGGTTGCAAGAATGTGAGAAATTGTGTCTGAATAATTGTTCTTGCACTGCCTATGCAAGTGCTAATGTTAGTATAGGAGGAATTGGATGCATCACTTGGTATGGTGACTTGATAGACACAAGAGAATTCACAGATGGAGGCCAAGATTTGTATATCAGAGTATCTGCATCTACTTTgg ctCAATTCTTGAAGAACAATGGTCATCACAGGAAAAGAACCATAGCAATTGTTACAGTGTGCATTTCTGCAATGCTCATCGCGCTCTCGTTTGCTTGTTGTTTGGTAATAAGGAAAAGGAGAAGAG ATAAGGAGGACCAATTCACCAGTTTGAATACTTTGAAAAGGAATTTAGCTTCGTATGAGAACTCTTCAAGATGCAATGAGATGGATGGAAGTGAACAAGTCGATGTGTTAATCTTCGATCTAAGCACTATCATTTCTTCCACTGATGATTTCTCTGATGCTAATAAACTCGGAGAAGGAGGCTTTGGCAGCGTTTACAAG GGTCAGCTAAACAATGGACAAGAGATAGCGGTCAAAAGACTTTCGAAGAATTCAGGACAAGGAGTGGAGGAATTCAAGAATGAAGTAACGTTAATCGCCAGAGTACAACACAGAAATCTTGTGAGGCTTTTAGGATGTTGCATACAAAGAGGAGAGAAAATGTTGATATATGAATACTTGCCAAACAAAGGCTTGGACAGTTTTATCTTTG ATAAAACTAAAGGGTCACAGTTAGATTGGAGAAAACGATTTGAAATCATCGTTGGAATAGCACGAGGATTGTCATACCTTCACCACGACTCACGAGTACGAATCATACACAGGGATTTAAAAGCCAGCAATGTTTTACTAGATGCCTCAATGCACCCGAAAATATCAGATTTTGGAACTGCTAGGATATTTGGTGGTGACCAAATTGAAGCTAACACGAATCGAGTCGTTGGAACATA TGGTTATATGTCACCAGAATATGCAATGGAAGGGCATTTTTCAGTGAAATCTGATGTTTTCAGTTTTGGAGTTCTGTTGCTGGAGATCATCACTGGCAGGAAAAACACTACTCATTATCAGGATCTGTCTTTAAATTTAGTTGGAAAT GTTTGGGATTCTTGGAATGATGACAAAGCTTTAGATGTTGTTGATCCCTCATTAGGGGATTGGTATGAAACTAGTGAAGTTTTGAGATGCATCCAAATTGGACTATTATGTGTACAATCATATGCAAATGAAAGACCAATGATGTCTGAAGTGGTCTTCATGCTTTGCAATGaaacaaaattgcctaatcctGGACAACCTGGTTTTGTGTTCAGATCAAGAAATTCTTCTTCACTTCCTTATTCGTCATCAGCTAGTATTGGAACTTCTGTAAATGAGATTTCTATTACTACACAACATGCTCGCTAA
- the LOC129895056 gene encoding G-type lectin S-receptor-like serine/threonine-protein kinase At1g11410 isoform X1, producing the protein MPKTELSLIVLLVIIVFHVQFCTSTDTISFNKSLKDGDLLISSGKSFALGFFSPGNNSNNRYVGVWYNNVPELTVVWVANRENPINGTYGVLSIDPKGNLVILNRNTKIFSWKITNISSAQLLDSGNFVLFRDPKRAVIVWQSFDYPTNTILPNMKFGNDKKTGLNRSLTSWKSMDDPGSGEYLYKVEINGIVPQVFLYKNFNRIWRTGPWTGLGWSGVPEMKPGFIFTINYVNNESEVSVTFSMKEPVLSRLVLNESGMMNILNWQEGGKKWVQFWSAPKDSCDDYVHCGKFSNCNLYNLGEFECKCLIGYEPRDNRSWYLRDGSHGCLRKKDENLCKNGEGFAKLSNVKVPDTYIARLNRSIGLQECEKLCLNNCSCTAYASANVSIGGIGCITWYGDLIDTREFTDGGQDLYIRVSASTLAQFLKNNGHHRKRTIAIVTVCISAMLIALSFACCLVIRKRRRGGGVHLNPLCRKFTLYKQDKEDQFTSLNTLKRNLASYENSSRCNEMDGSEQVDVLIFDLSTIISSTDDFSDANKLGEGGFGSVYKGQLNNGQEIAVKRLSKNSGQGVEEFKNEVTLIARVQHRNLVRLLGCCIQRGEKMLIYEYLPNKGLDSFIFDKTKGSQLDWRKRFEIIVGIARGLSYLHHDSRVRIIHRDLKASNVLLDASMHPKISDFGTARIFGGDQIEANTNRVVGTYGYMSPEYAMEGHFSVKSDVFSFGVLLLEIITGRKNTTHYQDLSLNLVGNVWDSWNDDKALDVVDPSLGDWYETSEVLRCIQIGLLCVQSYANERPMMSEVVFMLCNETKLPNPGQPGFVFRSRNSSSLPYSSSASIGTSVNEISITTQHAR; encoded by the exons ATGCCTAAGACAGAATTGTCCTTGATAGTTCTACTAGTAATTATCGTATTTCACGTACAATTTTGTACTTCCACTGATACAATTTCCTTTAACAAATCTCTAAAAGATGGAGATTTGTTAATCTCTTCTGGAAAATCATTTGCTCTTGGTTTCTTCAGTCCTGGAAATAATTCCAACAATCGATACGTTGGAGTTTGGTACAATAATGTCCCTGAACTAACAGTCGTTTGGGTCGCTAATAGAGAGAATCCTATAAATGGTACGTATGGGGTTCTCTCTATCGACCCAAAGGGTAATCTCGTCATACTAAATCGAAATACCAAAATTTTCTCCTGGAAAATAACCAATATTTCCTCTGCTCAGCTTTTGGATTCAGGGAATTTCGTGTTGTTTCGAGACCCGAAAAGGGCAGTTATTGTATGGCAAAGCTTTGATTATCCTACAAATACTATACTTCCTAACATGAAATTTGGGAATGACAAGAAAACCGGTTTGAACCGGTCTCTGACGTCGTGGAAATCGATGGATGATCCCGGTTCAGGGGAGTATTTATACAAGGTTGAGATAAATGGAATAGTACCTCAAGTTTTCCTGTACAAGAATTTTAACAGGATATGGCGAACCGGACCCTGGACCGGTCTAGGTTGGAGTGGTGTACCCGAAATGAAGCCTGGATTTATATTTACCATCAATTATGTTAACAATGAAAGTGAAGTCTCTGTGACATTCAGTATGAAGGAACCAGTTCTCTCGAGATTAGTACTGAATGAATCGGGGATGATGAATATATTGAACTGGCAAGAAGGTGGGAAGAAATGGGTACAATTTTGGTCCGCGCCTAAGGACTCGTGTGATGACTATGTGCATTGTGGCAAATTTAGTAATTGCAACTTGTACAACTTGGGTGAATTTGAATGCAAATGTCTTATCGGATACGAGCCAAGGGATAACCGGTCATGGTACTTGAGAGACGGTTCCCACGGgtgcttgaggaagaaggacGAGAACCTGTGTAAAAATGGCGAGGGGTTCGCCAAATTGAGTAATGTGAAGGTTCCAGACACGTACATAGCGCGATTGAATAGGAGTATCGGGTTGCAAGAATGTGAGAAATTGTGTCTGAATAATTGTTCTTGCACTGCCTATGCAAGTGCTAATGTTAGTATAGGAGGAATTGGATGCATCACTTGGTATGGTGACTTGATAGACACAAGAGAATTCACAGATGGAGGCCAAGATTTGTATATCAGAGTATCTGCATCTACTTTgg ctCAATTCTTGAAGAACAATGGTCATCACAGGAAAAGAACCATAGCAATTGTTACAGTGTGCATTTCTGCAATGCTCATCGCGCTCTCGTTTGCTTGTTGTTTGGTAATAAGGAAAAGGAGAAGAG GAGGAGGGGTTCATCTGAATCCCCTTTGTCGAAAATTTACATTGTATAAACAAG ATAAGGAGGACCAATTCACCAGTTTGAATACTTTGAAAAGGAATTTAGCTTCGTATGAGAACTCTTCAAGATGCAATGAGATGGATGGAAGTGAACAAGTCGATGTGTTAATCTTCGATCTAAGCACTATCATTTCTTCCACTGATGATTTCTCTGATGCTAATAAACTCGGAGAAGGAGGCTTTGGCAGCGTTTACAAG GGTCAGCTAAACAATGGACAAGAGATAGCGGTCAAAAGACTTTCGAAGAATTCAGGACAAGGAGTGGAGGAATTCAAGAATGAAGTAACGTTAATCGCCAGAGTACAACACAGAAATCTTGTGAGGCTTTTAGGATGTTGCATACAAAGAGGAGAGAAAATGTTGATATATGAATACTTGCCAAACAAAGGCTTGGACAGTTTTATCTTTG ATAAAACTAAAGGGTCACAGTTAGATTGGAGAAAACGATTTGAAATCATCGTTGGAATAGCACGAGGATTGTCATACCTTCACCACGACTCACGAGTACGAATCATACACAGGGATTTAAAAGCCAGCAATGTTTTACTAGATGCCTCAATGCACCCGAAAATATCAGATTTTGGAACTGCTAGGATATTTGGTGGTGACCAAATTGAAGCTAACACGAATCGAGTCGTTGGAACATA TGGTTATATGTCACCAGAATATGCAATGGAAGGGCATTTTTCAGTGAAATCTGATGTTTTCAGTTTTGGAGTTCTGTTGCTGGAGATCATCACTGGCAGGAAAAACACTACTCATTATCAGGATCTGTCTTTAAATTTAGTTGGAAAT GTTTGGGATTCTTGGAATGATGACAAAGCTTTAGATGTTGTTGATCCCTCATTAGGGGATTGGTATGAAACTAGTGAAGTTTTGAGATGCATCCAAATTGGACTATTATGTGTACAATCATATGCAAATGAAAGACCAATGATGTCTGAAGTGGTCTTCATGCTTTGCAATGaaacaaaattgcctaatcctGGACAACCTGGTTTTGTGTTCAGATCAAGAAATTCTTCTTCACTTCCTTATTCGTCATCAGCTAGTATTGGAACTTCTGTAAATGAGATTTCTATTACTACACAACATGCTCGCTAA
- the LOC129895056 gene encoding G-type lectin S-receptor-like serine/threonine-protein kinase At1g11410 isoform X3 yields the protein MPKTELSLIVLLVIIVFHVQFCTSTDTISFNKSLKDGDLLISSGKSFALGFFSPGNNSNNRYVGVWYNNVPELTVVWVANRENPINGTYGVLSIDPKGNLVILNRNTKIFSWKITNISSAQLLDSGNFVLFRDPKRAVIVWQSFDYPTNTILPNMKFGNDKKTGLNRSLTSWKSMDDPGSGEYLYKVEINGIVPQVFLYKNFNRIWRTGPWTGLGWSGVPEMKPGFIFTINYVNNESEVSVTFSMKEPVLSRLVLNESGMMNILNWQEGGKKWVQFWSAPKDSCDDYVHCGKFSNCNLYNLGEFECKCLIGYEPRDNRSWYLRDGSHGCLRKKDENLCKNGEGFAKLSNVKVPDTYIARLNRSIGLQECEKLCLNNCSCTAYASANVSIGGIGCITWYGDLIDTREFTDGGQDLYIRVSASTLAQFLKNNGHHRKRTIAIVTVCISAMLIALSFACCLVIRKRRRGGGVHLNPLCRKFTLYKQDKEDQFTSLNTLKRNLASYENSSRCNEMDGSEQVDVLIFDLSTIISSTDDFSDANKLGEGGFGSVYKGQLNNGQEIAVKRLSKNSGQGVEEFKNEVTLIARVQHRNLVRLLGCCIQRGEKMLIYEYLPNKGLDSFIFDKTKGSQLDWRKRFEIIVGIARGLSYLHHDSRVRIIHRDLKASNVLLDASMHPKISDFGTARIFGGDQIEANTNRVVGT from the exons ATGCCTAAGACAGAATTGTCCTTGATAGTTCTACTAGTAATTATCGTATTTCACGTACAATTTTGTACTTCCACTGATACAATTTCCTTTAACAAATCTCTAAAAGATGGAGATTTGTTAATCTCTTCTGGAAAATCATTTGCTCTTGGTTTCTTCAGTCCTGGAAATAATTCCAACAATCGATACGTTGGAGTTTGGTACAATAATGTCCCTGAACTAACAGTCGTTTGGGTCGCTAATAGAGAGAATCCTATAAATGGTACGTATGGGGTTCTCTCTATCGACCCAAAGGGTAATCTCGTCATACTAAATCGAAATACCAAAATTTTCTCCTGGAAAATAACCAATATTTCCTCTGCTCAGCTTTTGGATTCAGGGAATTTCGTGTTGTTTCGAGACCCGAAAAGGGCAGTTATTGTATGGCAAAGCTTTGATTATCCTACAAATACTATACTTCCTAACATGAAATTTGGGAATGACAAGAAAACCGGTTTGAACCGGTCTCTGACGTCGTGGAAATCGATGGATGATCCCGGTTCAGGGGAGTATTTATACAAGGTTGAGATAAATGGAATAGTACCTCAAGTTTTCCTGTACAAGAATTTTAACAGGATATGGCGAACCGGACCCTGGACCGGTCTAGGTTGGAGTGGTGTACCCGAAATGAAGCCTGGATTTATATTTACCATCAATTATGTTAACAATGAAAGTGAAGTCTCTGTGACATTCAGTATGAAGGAACCAGTTCTCTCGAGATTAGTACTGAATGAATCGGGGATGATGAATATATTGAACTGGCAAGAAGGTGGGAAGAAATGGGTACAATTTTGGTCCGCGCCTAAGGACTCGTGTGATGACTATGTGCATTGTGGCAAATTTAGTAATTGCAACTTGTACAACTTGGGTGAATTTGAATGCAAATGTCTTATCGGATACGAGCCAAGGGATAACCGGTCATGGTACTTGAGAGACGGTTCCCACGGgtgcttgaggaagaaggacGAGAACCTGTGTAAAAATGGCGAGGGGTTCGCCAAATTGAGTAATGTGAAGGTTCCAGACACGTACATAGCGCGATTGAATAGGAGTATCGGGTTGCAAGAATGTGAGAAATTGTGTCTGAATAATTGTTCTTGCACTGCCTATGCAAGTGCTAATGTTAGTATAGGAGGAATTGGATGCATCACTTGGTATGGTGACTTGATAGACACAAGAGAATTCACAGATGGAGGCCAAGATTTGTATATCAGAGTATCTGCATCTACTTTgg ctCAATTCTTGAAGAACAATGGTCATCACAGGAAAAGAACCATAGCAATTGTTACAGTGTGCATTTCTGCAATGCTCATCGCGCTCTCGTTTGCTTGTTGTTTGGTAATAAGGAAAAGGAGAAGAG GAGGAGGGGTTCATCTGAATCCCCTTTGTCGAAAATTTACATTGTATAAACAAG ATAAGGAGGACCAATTCACCAGTTTGAATACTTTGAAAAGGAATTTAGCTTCGTATGAGAACTCTTCAAGATGCAATGAGATGGATGGAAGTGAACAAGTCGATGTGTTAATCTTCGATCTAAGCACTATCATTTCTTCCACTGATGATTTCTCTGATGCTAATAAACTCGGAGAAGGAGGCTTTGGCAGCGTTTACAAG GGTCAGCTAAACAATGGACAAGAGATAGCGGTCAAAAGACTTTCGAAGAATTCAGGACAAGGAGTGGAGGAATTCAAGAATGAAGTAACGTTAATCGCCAGAGTACAACACAGAAATCTTGTGAGGCTTTTAGGATGTTGCATACAAAGAGGAGAGAAAATGTTGATATATGAATACTTGCCAAACAAAGGCTTGGACAGTTTTATCTTTG ATAAAACTAAAGGGTCACAGTTAGATTGGAGAAAACGATTTGAAATCATCGTTGGAATAGCACGAGGATTGTCATACCTTCACCACGACTCACGAGTACGAATCATACACAGGGATTTAAAAGCCAGCAATGTTTTACTAGATGCCTCAATGCACCCGAAAATATCAGATTTTGGAACTGCTAGGATATTTGGTGGTGACCAAATTGAAGCTAACACGAATCGAGTCGTTGGAACATAG